The following nucleotide sequence is from Triticum dicoccoides isolate Atlit2015 ecotype Zavitan chromosome 7B, WEW_v2.0, whole genome shotgun sequence.
GATGCACCATGGACCAAGTGATGGCTCGGCTGCAACACAAGGACGCGTTCTGGAGCTCGGCTCTAATCCCAGCGCTGCGACAAGATGTATTAAAAAAGATGTAGTGATGTAAAGCTCTTGGTGTGGGTGAGGACGTTTGTACAACTGATGACACCACTATTTTTCTGTTCTAATTTCCTTTTTTCCGCTGCTGGAAAACTCGGAGATTGCCGCTCTTAGAGCACCTAACGTCTGCGGACGCGCCCAGGTGTGTCCGTAGACAATGACCGGTCACCCCACAAATGTACTAGTCCATAACCGGATACTTTTTTTTAaaagggaatatattaatatcgcaCAAATACCAATTACACCCAGCCTCTACATGTACAACATGTGGCAATGAAAtacaggatgcacacagccaaataaagaaaaagagaaagaaagaaaaaaggtccCGCCATAGCGATCGACTTCTCTTAGCAGCCGCACACAAACCACCACCAACTACAACACTCGGAAAACATAAAAGGTCTTCAAAAGCAACGTCTCCAAGAAGAAAATAGTGCACAAGCATCATAGTTGCCCGATCCAagatcttaggttttcaccctggAGAAGTCCGATCTGTCAAATATTCCATCAGCAAGGCAATTTGCAGACACAACTAATGAAGGCCAAACCTTAGGTTTTCACCCTCAAAGTCACAGCTCGGTATCCTAGGAGCACCACCAAAAATGAATTCCTCCAGTGCTGCCACCCCTACTTGACACTGCTACTACTGAGAGTTACAAACACCTGGCTGACTCCATCACCTCGAAGGCTCCATCTGTCTAACTGATCCTTCGATCTCAGCCGCCATGACCTTCTTCATAGCTGTCTACACCATAGAAATCGAGAAGCCGACATGTCCcgtggtgtcaacaaacaatagagCTTCGCGCCACGCCGTCATGGAACCTCGTGGGCTGATATGGCGTGCACCGCCGAATACTATCCGATCGAGATATCTTGGGCAGGATCTCCGGCAGCAGTTCCAGAACACGTCGATGACCAAATCGAGGAGGACCGATCATGTAGGACATTGCCATGATGCGAAAAGAGCACAGGGACAGCCACCATTATTTTCGGGGTAGCAGGCCCCCACGCCGCCCCGATCCGGCCCACCGCCACATGCCTACCAACATCCATGGCCTGAGCCTGTCGACTAGAACCCCAGGCCGCATCAGCCGACGAGGCACACGGCCGACCGCAGCTTTGGGTCGAGTTCGACCAACCCACCCAGGTCAGATCGGAAGGATCAACAGCCCAGGCCATCACTGCAAGCCagggcacaccaccgagcggagtgcCCTAGCACACCCGTCACCGAGTAGCGCGGCCGCCACCAGATTGGAGCCTCACCGCCACCAGATCGGAACCGCCGTGCCGCCGGACTAGAGCAGTGCCGCCGCCAGGGAAGGAGAGGATCCGCGCCCATgcaaggccccgccgccgccggcactgccTGGGCTTCACCTGACAGAGACCCCCAGTTGAAGCGAGGGGGAGGTGCTGGACGGGAGGGCCAGCGGCCGGCGGGACTAGGTTCCCCCGAGCCGCCAGTACGAGCGACGCGGGGCTCTGgtttgttagggcatctccagctgtTAGCCCCCCAGGGGGtgtctaaaagcgccgcctgggggtgagccgacggaaaaaatggccctgggggcgagtcggtccccagccgtcggcccccagggccgccccccaggcgcgtattaaaaaaaatgttcggcgaagttatgataaaaactagttaaatttcggcCAAACATGGCAAGTTTCGGCGAAATTCGTCGAaacattacattaacctaatctaaaaaaaataaaagggctgaattcgtcgccgccgtcgccgccatcgtcctcgtcggccttctcctccttgacgcgggtgcccctgctggacccctgcccggcgtcgccttGGCGAACAGGCGGCGGcacgtcgtcgtcgccgtcgcataagacgacgaccccggcgctgcgagtgcgtcggccgagcggcgtctccgccgcgggcccggccttgacgccgagcagcgccggagAGCCGGAGGAATGTGAAGAAGAgcgtgatgaggaggaagaggaggaagcgcCGAACCTCCTTGGCACCCATGGCccgacgcgtcggtgctgcgccggggcggccaccctcgccggggtgtacgccaacggcgggtcgttgccgcccttgaggtacgtgagcacgccctcgagtgtgcggccggggacgccccaccagaggcGGCGCCCCTCACTGTTCTGTCGACCACCAACCacggcgcgccgttggtggacgccaatcgctgctgctggcggcgctcgaaatacgccgcccaggccgcgtggttgtcggcggcgtactgggggagggcgagttgggcgtcggtgagggacgcgcgcacgatctcgacctcctcggcgaagtacctcggcttcgccacggcgtcggacaacgggggaatgggcactcccccggcgctgagtctccatcccgttggcccggcgcgcatgtccggcggcgccgggatgttcgcccagaacaggagccaggactcctgttcgcggagcgaacggcggccgaagccgttggccgccgcctcgtctccggggaatcGTTCTGCCATGGCGACGACGGGGCTGagcgggctcgggagaggtagagggaggggctgggcggcggcgctcgggagaggcagggagagggaggggctggacgACGGCGatgggcggggctggtgtgggcacatgcgagtggaggccgccggcttttatagccgggccgcgcccgtgtgtacgcgtgcgagggaggggaggcgtcggcgcgccgtcccgtgaagcgccgcccgtgaggaatcaatggcaaggctgaccgacggtagccttgccattgattccccacgggaaccgaggccgttgggggaagacgaggcgccgagtcgctgacgcggctggcccgtgtctttttcgcgccaaaacagctcgccccggcgcccccgggcgccccccagcgcgccgggttcgggctgggtccgtcggcgctgttttcggcccaagccggcgaaaatcgagctcctgggggcgcgactgggccgttttttcggcgccggcgcgaaaaaatcaccTGGGAAGGCCTTCgtaggggcgcggctggagatgcccttacgagCGAGCCGCCAGTATGATTCCCAAATTAATTTCTTATGTTTTAATTGTATTAGGCTTTTACGGGCATGGAAGCGGATTCCTTTTTCTTCAGAAGCAAACTTTTGTTTGTTTGAAAACAATCAGTTGCTACCCTGGAAACCATTTTATGTTTGAGTGGAAGCAAATTTAGTTTTTGCCCATTGGGGATACAAAGTAACATTTATAATATAACTTTTAGTGGATGCAAGTGTAACTTTTAGTGGAAGCAAATTTTCTGGTCGCTAGAAACAAATTATTGCTTCATTGGGGATACAAAGTAAACATTTATAATATGCACATATTTCCATATGAATTTCTGTTAGATCGAACCTACTTTGGCTATGTGTTGAAGCAAATTATTGATTTGATGGAAGCATATATGTGAGAAATAAACCATGTGAAGAAAAAAAGTATCAATCCTGGAGTGTCTCATAAATGTAGCAAACTGTTTTTTACATGAATTGGCCTGAACAATCCAAAACAATAAGGTGTGCATCAAGGGAGGTTGCTCGCGCGTGCCATGTCGAATGCGTGGGTTGGGCAAGGAATAAGTAAgagggaaaaaaagaaagaaaggaaaagttgTGGAGCGAAACCCTCACACCGCACGTCCTCCACCTCCCTTCGCCTCCAGCGCCCCTCTTCCCTCTCCAGCGCCGCCACAGCCGCCTGGGCGACGCTCCCACCCACCACCTATGGTTGAGGTCGGCGAAGCGGCCCATCGCGCGGCGCCTGGGGACgtcgcctccctccgccgccagcaGCGGCGACTGGCTAACATGCGGTCGTCGCCGCCAAAACCGGATGGCGTGCTGTCCGGCGAGGGGCCCGACCTGCTGCGCGGCATCGCCTCCTCCACATCCGCCAGCGGATCGAGATCCACGACCTCCATCCCGACCTGCCTTTCCCTCCTCTCGCTTGTCAGAAAGGAGTGCAGGCCGCTGTTGCCCCACACGAGGTCATCCTCCTCTTTGGTTTTGCTGATTCCGATGGCGTTGGCTCGACCTACAGGTTCGTCTCCCTCCCTCTCACCCTGGTCTGCACTGCGAGCTTTCTTTTATTTCGTCTCTCTTCATCTCCACATGATTCTGGCATATCGGATTGAGTTTGTGGTACCTGCAGTTTATACCGGAACTTAATCTGAAGGTCAGGACTTCATGCCCTTTTCTCTTGAGCTGAAACGCATGCAAGCATGGCTGTTGACCGAGCCCCCTAATTCAACTATTCAGGTTGGTTTATACATATTGCTGCTGAATTACCTTGACTGCTTGTCAATCAATTAAACCATGTGTTTGCCATGTTGTAGATATTGCAAGATTTGTGTGCTATCTTattatctagatgtgctttaggccTTTAGCAAAACCGTTTTTCGTATTATCCATTTGGCTGATTCACATAATCTCGCAGGTACAGATTGATTGGGTCATGTCTGTAGTTTTTTTCAGTGCTGCAGGTTCATGTTCTTGGGGAAAAAATCGTTGTCTATTTCCTATATTGGTGATGCGGGTGAACTGATTTGGGTATTATAATGAGCTTTTCTCTTTGGTAATTTCATCATCCACGTAATGTCTCCGACAGAGCAGAATCTTGCGAAGTTAACACTCAATTTGTTTGCGTTAAGGCATGAACACCACGCTTTGCTGATTCGGTGCCACTTATCTGGTGCAGGAAAATGTCGATGTTAAAGCATTTGGTCATGATGGATCATTTTACTGGTTCTCAGTTCAACTCAAGATGGCTCAGATAGGACCAAGTTTGAATATTCATGTGTTGGATAGGGGTTGGGGTTGGTCTCCTGCACAAGAGGTGAAGTTCATTTATGTAAATTTGTGTCCCGTGGTCATATATTGGCCTGTAGAATTTATCAGGTGCCAAGTTCACTTGCCATACACTTAATTATGTTTCTTCTGATTTATACTACCGCCTTACAGAATTTGAAATTAATAAACCATAACTTGTTCATGATAAATTTGATTGTTGATGTCCTCATGTGATATAATTTACTTTTCAAATATGTGAAGGTGCAAATTGGAGCAGAAGATTCGTCTATGATGCAGCAGCTCAAAGCTGAAGATTTCGTATGTTTGAACGCTTACCTGTCTTTACCTAATAAATAGCTCACTCATCCATTAGATTCTAGCAGTCTAATTGTTCTGATGGTAGTGCGCATGATTGGGTTGTTGTGTTGGATGAAAACAGGAAGGATGTCATATCTGAGCAGATAGCTGATCTGATTGGGGATGCGGGTAGTACGGTATGCTCTAACACTGTTTTATCAAATATTTTGGTCGGCAATTACTTAGATAGAGTTCTCAAGTTGAAGTTGCTTTAATTTTCTTGGGAGACCATCTTCGAAAAAATCCTTGAAAGAACATACTTGCTGATATTTTGTATTCGTGGGCCGTATAGTTTTGGGGATGCAACAATTAGGCTATCCTCACTGGTTTTGAATCACCAAGTCACTTTAATAATTCTCAGAGAGCAGCTCAACAGGTGCACAATGAGCCTCTAATATAGTGATACTATTCTATATGGGAATATACTTATGTAATTTTCAATGGAGTAACTTGCCAACTATATTGTGATATAACATGTGTATTCAACGCATCAAATGCTGCAACTAAGGATAAGATCTTGGCTGGTAGTCACACATATTTATGAGTGTCAGTAAACCATCTGGTGCTCTATCTAACAAAACAGTGCAAAAGAAGCAAACAAAACGCCGACGACAGATCAGTTGATAGGACTGATCCACTTCTAAACGATTCATATATTCGTGATCTACCATTTTATCTTTTGCTTGGCCGGGATTGATTAGCTAACCACATTCTTGCAATTAATTACTATCTCAAGAAGTTCTTTGTACTGTCGCTTTGATCCCTTTTTGGGTTACAAGCATGCTCACCCAATGTTCATGAAAATGTTAAACCAGGGAGTGTATATTCAAGTCTAAAGCATCATATCAATTTGTGCTGTCTTTGGGTAATAATTTAATTGTGCTTTTAATCATATATATCACTATAGGTTGTTGTTATAAAGTCTAAAAGCTACATGGGAAGATCTCAGCAAATACTTTAAGCCGCAAAGTATCAAAGGTGACCACCCTGTCATCCTTCTCTATTGCTGGTTGCGGGCTAATCACTCTTGTTCTTTGCCGGGTGCAGGGgatttcaccctcttgccatgcgctGAGCCGCGGTGGGAGAAAGTGGGTGGCAGCGAGCCGGTGGATTGGTCATTGGTCAGTTGCCATCTCTTCAATTGGGTGAACTTCATTACAAGAAAAAAGCAGCAATTTGGTCATAGTAAATTGGGTGTCATATGATTTCTTGGTTGACACCCTTTTGTT
It contains:
- the LOC119341099 gene encoding uncharacterized protein LOC119341099; translated protein: MPFSLELKRMQAWLLTEPPNSTIQCCRFMFLGKKSLSISYIGDAGELIWENVDVKAFGHDGSFYWFSVQLKMAQIGPSLNIHVLDRGWGWSPAQEVQIGAEDSSMMQQLKAEDFEGCHI